One window of Chloroflexus aggregans DSM 9485 genomic DNA carries:
- a CDS encoding Yip1 family protein, protein MFQEMVNGSIAVLTKPSAQTFEQHERDNLVWALIYAVIASVINGILAAITWPFRMGGIRAQFEAQGLPSDVIDATLAQQGNVISLVLGGIFGTIIGSLVVWGLIYLLGRAFGGTGSFGELAWDISLFSSPLAVGQAIANAIPFVGFIVSLGLTVYGVYLTYLAIQSGMNLPAQKALYVAIILFVIGTIFICVTTGFLAVVTLLSGGFAP, encoded by the coding sequence ATGTTTCAGGAAATGGTCAATGGCAGTATCGCTGTCCTAACCAAACCGTCGGCCCAAACGTTCGAACAGCATGAGCGAGATAATCTGGTGTGGGCGTTGATCTACGCCGTTATTGCCAGTGTGATCAACGGTATCCTGGCGGCGATAACATGGCCCTTCCGTATGGGAGGCATTCGCGCGCAATTCGAGGCACAAGGACTACCAAGCGACGTTATCGATGCAACGCTCGCACAACAAGGGAATGTTATCAGTCTTGTTCTCGGTGGTATTTTTGGTACTATCATCGGCTCGTTAGTGGTTTGGGGCCTGATCTATCTGCTCGGACGAGCCTTTGGCGGTACCGGCAGCTTTGGCGAGCTGGCGTGGGACATTTCGCTCTTTTCGTCACCTTTAGCAGTAGGGCAGGCGATCGCGAATGCAATCCCCTTCGTTGGTTTCATCGTTTCGCTCGGTCTTACGGTATACGGCGTCTATTTGACGTACTTAGCTATTCAGTCGGGCATGAACCTGCCCGCACAGAAAGCTCTCTACGTTGCTATTATTTTGTTCGTCATCGGCACCATCTTTATTTGTGTGACGACAGGATTTTTAGCCGTCGTTACGCTCTTGAGTGGGGGATTTGCGCCATGA